DNA sequence from the Deltaproteobacteria bacterium genome:
TGTCGGCCCCATGTTCCTCGATGGCCTGTTCGATCATGGAGTCGAGATTCATGGACATCTCTTTGTAGGTCTTGGCCTGCACATCAAGGACATATATGACCTTCCTGTCGAGTCTTACGATATAGGTACCCTCCGGGGTCTCGGAACGGATTCGGTCCTTGCCCATCCAGACGGTGTCCACCGAATCCCTCGGGGGCTGTGTCTGGCCCATGACCGTAAATCCGTCCGTATGGGTGCGCTGCTTCATGAAGACATCGGCAAGAAGGATGGATGGAGCGGCAAGAAAAAGGAGCGCGAATGAAAAGGAAAGAAGACGCCTTGCAATCATGGGAATAACCTCCAGAGGATTAGGGCATGTGAAGAAATCAGTGAAGCACTGAATCTTTATCATATCCCAAGGCATCCACAAAGGTATGGGCAGTATGTTCGAAGCTCCCTGCCTACTACGTTTCGCTCATAATGACTTTGTCGCTCCACATTCCACAGGGGTCGTCACCCTGTGATATGGAATCCGACGTGCTTTTCGTCTTGCCACCCTGGACGGGCTGGGAGCTGACCCAGGCGGGTGAGGTATGGATAAAAAACAGGTATGGTGTTTTCATCCCAGGACCATTTTTATTGATCTGAGACCGATTTTATGATATTGATATTTCATATGATTTTTGAGGAGACCTGCCATGGAAAAGGTTGTGAACCTCCATATCGAGAAACTTCCCGAGGGCGTTTATCTCGCCACCAGCGATGAGATCCAGGGTCTTGTGGCCCAGGGCCGGACGATTCAAGAAACCCTTGAAATCGCCAGGGACGTTGCCAGG
Encoded proteins:
- a CDS encoding type II toxin-antitoxin system HicB family antitoxin, whose translation is MEKVVNLHIEKLPEGVYLATSDEIQGLVAQGRTIQETLEIARDVARKLLEAQSEREGGQTLPSAGDAFDYPLIVNA